Genomic segment of Octadecabacter arcticus 238:
CGATGTATCAGCTGATGGGGGCCTACCAGATGGAGGCCGCGTATGGCGCGGCACTGCTGTTGGTCATGCTATCACTTGGCCTGTTCTGGGTTTTTGACAAAGGAGGCCGGGCGCATGCTGTGGTGTAGGGATTCGGTTTTTGTGCAGGGCGGCTATACCTTGTCGGCAGATTTGTGCATTGAGGCTGGCAAAGTGACAGCCGTGATCGGACCATCCGGCGCTGGCAAGTCGACGCTGCTTGGCGGGATTGCGGGATTTGTGGCACAGCGATCGGGCATAGTGTCTTGGAACAGTGCGGATATCACCGCTTTGCCACCCCACAAACGGCCGGTGTCGATGCTATTTCAGGATAACAATCTTTTTCCGCACCTGACAGTTTTGCAGAATGTAGCGCTTGCGCTTGGGTCTCGATTGAACCCGACGCGCGACGTACAAAATCAAGTTGAAGATATGCTGGCCCGTGTGGGGCTGGAAGACTTGGCGACACGCAAACCTGCGGCGTTGTCTGGTGGTCAACAAAGCCGCGCTGCCTTGGCACGTGCGCTGCTGCAGGACCGCGCGATTATGCTGATGGATGAACCGTTCAGCGCCTTGGGGCCGGGAATGAAGGCCGAAATGCTGGACCTGTCGGTTGAATTGGCACAGGCGGTGGGGCGCACGGTTGTGATGGTCACACATGATCCGGCGGATGCCGCGCGGGTGG
This window contains:
- a CDS encoding ATP-binding cassette domain-containing protein — its product is MLWCRDSVFVQGGYTLSADLCIEAGKVTAVIGPSGAGKSTLLGGIAGFVAQRSGIVSWNSADITALPPHKRPVSMLFQDNNLFPHLTVLQNVALALGSRLNPTRDVQNQVEDMLARVGLEDLATRKPAALSGGQQSRAALARALLQDRAIMLMDEPFSALGPGMKAEMLDLSVELAQAVGRTVVMVTHDPADAARVADAVIGVVAGKAWEPIETARFLNDPPAAFIDYLG